ATCTGGCTGGAAGATGTCGAAGGCGAAGAGACGCTCGACTGGGTGCGGGCCCGCAACAAGATCTCGCAGGCCAAGCTGGAAAGCGACGCCGATTTCTCGACCCTGCAAAGCGACCTGCTGGCGATCCTCGATTCCAACGATCGGATTCCCTTCGTCCGCAAGCGCGGTGAGTACTACTACAACTTCTGGCGCGATGAGAAGAACGAGCGAGGCGTCTGGCGGCGCACGACGCTCGACGAGTACAAAAAGGCTGAGCCGAAGTGGGAAGTGATCATCGATCTGGATGAACTGGCCAAGGCCGAAGGAGAGAACTGGGTCTGGAGCGGCGCCCAAGTGCTGCGTCCTGAGTACAACCGGGCGCTGGTCAGCTTGTCGCGCGGCGGCGCCGACGCCGACGTCACCCGTGAGTTTGACATCGCTACCCGCAAGTTCGTCGAAGACGGTTTCAATCGTCCCGAAGCGAAAGGGGGCATGAGCTGGATCGACATTGACCATGTCTTCATCTCGACCGACTTTGGTCCCGGCTCGGTGACCGACTCGGGCTATCCGCGGATCGCCAAACTGTGGACCCGCGGCGAAAAGCTGGAAGACGCCAAGGTGGTGTACGAAGGCAAGATGACCGATATGTCGATCAGCGCCTCGCACGACAGCACGCCGGGGTTTGAACGCAACTTCGTTCGCCGTGCGATCGCCTTTTACAACAACGAAATCTACCTGCTGAAAGAGGATGGCTCGCTCGCCCAAATCGAAACGCCCAACTCTGCCGGCAAGGGCGTCCATCGCGAGTATCTGACGCTTGAACTGCGCGAGCCGTGGACCGTCGGCGACAAGACCTACAAGACAGGCTCGCTGCTGGTCGCCAACTTTGACGACTTCATGGCGGGCAAGCGGGACTTCACCGTCCTGTTTGAGCCGACTGACCGCAACGCGTTGGCGGGCGCCCGCTTCACGAAGGACTACCTGCTGCTGAACGTGCTGGAAGACGTCGCCAGCAAGTTGTTCGTCATGCAACCGCAAGCCGACGGAAGTTGGTCGAAGACGCCGTTGGTTGGCGCTCCGACGCTTGGTACGGTTAGCGTCTCGCCGGTCGATTCGGACGAGTCGAACGACTACTTCATGACCTCGACCGATTACCTGACGCCCACCAC
This sequence is a window from Blastopirellula retiformator. Protein-coding genes within it:
- a CDS encoding prolyl oligopeptidase family serine peptidase codes for the protein MLAPMVLLAEGAEENKKAESVSSETDPYIWLEDVEGEETLDWVRARNKISQAKLESDADFSTLQSDLLAILDSNDRIPFVRKRGEYYYNFWRDEKNERGVWRRTTLDEYKKAEPKWEVIIDLDELAKAEGENWVWSGAQVLRPEYNRALVSLSRGGADADVTREFDIATRKFVEDGFNRPEAKGGMSWIDIDHVFISTDFGPGSVTDSGYPRIAKLWTRGEKLEDAKVVYEGKMTDMSISASHDSTPGFERNFVRRAIAFYNNEIYLLKEDGSLAQIETPNSAGKGVHREYLTLELREPWTVGDKTYKTGSLLVANFDDFMAGKRDFTVLFEPTDRNALAGARFTKDYLLLNVLEDVASKLFVMQPQADGSWSKTPLVGAPTLGTVSVSPVDSDESNDYFMTSTDYLTPTTLYMGEVGKQPEELKAMPEFFDATGLTVAQHFATSKDGTKVPYFMLYRKEMKFDGANPTLLYGYGGFEISLQPGYRATVGRAWSTQGGVYVVANIRGGGEYGPRWHQAALKQNRLRAYEDFAAVAEDLIERKVTSREHLGIQGGSNGGLLVGNMVTLYPDLFKAAVCQVPLLDMKRYNHLLAGASWMAEYGNPDLPEEWEFIRTYSPYHNVKEDVDYPTVFFTTSTRDDRVHPGHARKMFAKMEGWDKDVLYYENIEGGHGGAANNRQSAFMTTMAFTFLKQQLFPKDKE